One Lepus europaeus isolate LE1 chromosome 7, mLepTim1.pri, whole genome shotgun sequence DNA segment encodes these proteins:
- the LOC133764318 gene encoding olfactory receptor 4A5-like, producing the protein MGHGNNVTEFVLLGLTQDRNGQKALFVMFLLIYIVTMAGNMLIVMTVVASPSLSSPMYFFLTYLSLMDAVYSTAISPKLIIDLFCDKKTISFPACMGQLFIEHLFGGAEVFLLVVMAYDRYVAICKPLHYLTIMNRQVCIFLLVVAWVGGFMHSFVQLVFVYSLPFCGPNVIDHFICDMYPLLELACTDTYFIGLTVVANGGAICMAVFILLLISYGVILSSLKTHSQEGRRKALSTCSSHITVIVLFFVPCIFMYIRPVSNFPVDKFLTVVYTIMTPMLNPLIYTLRNSEMKSAMGKL; encoded by the coding sequence ATGGGACATGGTAACAATGTCACAGAATTTGTTCTTCTGGGCCTCACTCAGGATCGGAATGGGCAAAAGGCACTGTTTGTCATGTTTTTACTCATCTATATTGTGACAATGGCGGGAAACATGCTGATTGTGATGACGGTTGTTGCCAGCCCCTCTCTTAGTTCCCCAATGTACTTCTTCCTTACCTATCTGTCCCTCATGGATGCTGTCTATTCTACTGCCATTTCACCCAAGTTGATCATAGACTTATTCTGTGATAAGAAAACTATTTCCTTCCCAGCCTGCATGGGTCAGCTCTTTATAGAACACTTATTTGGTGGTGCTGAGGTCTTCCTGCTGGTGgtgatggcctatgaccgctatgtggccatctgtaaGCCACTGCACTATCTGACCATCATGAATCGACAGGTTTGCATCTTTCTGTTGGTGGTGGCCTGGGTTGGAGGTTTTATGCATTCTTTTGTTCAACTTGTGTTTGTGTACAGTCTCCCCTTCTGTGGCCCCAATGTCATTGACCACTTCATTTGTGACATGTACCCATTATTGGAACTTGCGTGCACTGATACCTACTTCATAGGCCTCACTGTGGTTGCCAATGGTGGAGCCATTTGTATGGCGGTCTTTATCCTTCTGCTGATCTCCTATGGAGTCATCCTAAGCTCCCTTAAAACTCACAGCCAGGAAGGAAGGCGCAAGGCCCTGTCTACCTGCAGCTCCCACATCACAGTGATTGTGCTGTTTTTTGTTCCCTGTATTTTCATGTATATTAGACCTGTTTCCAACTTTCCTGTTGATAAGTTCTTGACTGTGGTATATACAATTATGACTCCCATGTTGAATCCTTTAATATATACCTTAAgaaattcagagatgaaaagtGCTATGGGGAAACTCTG
- the LOC133763682 gene encoding olfactory receptor 4A47-like codes for MESRNNVTYFVLLGLTQNAQGQKILLVLFLIVYILTVVGNLLIVLTVSVSKTLDSPMYFFLACFSFMDVFYSSAITPKLISDLFFGENTISFQSCMTQLFIEHFMSGSGVFILLAMAYDRYVAICKPLHYLVIMRRWVCVVLLVVSWVGGFLHSVIQLSTIYGLPFCGPNIIDHYMCDMYPLLKLVCTDTYVTSLLVAANGGMICVVVFLLLLISYGVIWNSLKNVSREGRRKALQTCGSHITVVVFFFVPCVFIYARPAKTFPIDKSVSVFYTVITPMLNPIIYTLRNTEMINAIKKLCLQININIDI; via the exons ATGGAATCCAGGAACAATGTGACTTACTTTGTGCTCTTGGGCCTTACACAGAATGCACAGGGACAGAAAATACTTCTTGTTTTGTTCTTGATCGTCTACATTCTGACTGTGGTGGGGAACTTGCTCATTGTCCTGACTGTCTCTGTCAGTAAGACCCTGGACTCACCAATGTATTTCTTTCTTGCCTGCTTTTCCTTTATGGATGTGTTTTACTCCTCAGCCATTACTCCTAAATTGATTTCAGACTTGTTCTTCGGTGAAAACACCATAAGCTTCCAATCATGTATGACCCAGCTCTTTATAGAGCACTTTATGAGTGGATCAGGGGTGTTTATTCTGTTGGCgatggcctatgaccgctatgtggccatctgtaaGCCCTTGCACTATTTGGTTATCATGAGGCGATGGGTGTGTGTTGTGCTGCTGGTAGTGTCCTGGGTTGGAGGGTTTCTGCATTCAGTCATTCAACTCAGCACTATTTATGGGCTCCCATTCTGTGGCCCCAACATCATTGATCATTATATGTGTGACATGTACCCCTTACTGAAACTTGTCTGTACTGACACCTATGTCACTAGTCTCTTAGTGGCAGCCAATGGAGGCATGATCtgtgttgttgtgttcctgcTCTTACTCATCTCTTACGGTGTCATCTGGAACTCTTTAAAGAATGTTAGCCGGGAAGGGAGACGGAAAGCTCTCCAGACCTGTGGTTCCCACATCACCGtggttgttttcttctttgttccctgtgtttttatttatgcAAGACCTGCAAAGACCTTCCCCATTGACAAATCAGTGAGTGTGTTTTATACAGTCATAACCCCCATGCTGAACCCCATAATCTATACGCTGAGAAACACAGAAATGATAAATGCCATTAAGAAGCTCTG tttgcaaataaatataaatattgataTTTAA